The following are encoded together in the Peromyscus leucopus breed LL Stock chromosome 1, UCI_PerLeu_2.1, whole genome shotgun sequence genome:
- the Ffar2 gene encoding free fatty acid receptor 2, translating to MTPNWHSSLILTAYILIFLTGLPANLLALRAFVSRVRQPQPAPVHILLLNLTLADLLLLLLLPFRIVEAASNFRWYLPKIVCALTGFGFYSSIYCSTWLLAGISIERYLGVAFPVQYKLSRRPLYGVIAALVAWVMSFGHCTIVIIVQYLNSTELVGTGSQITCYENFTQEQLDVVLPVRLELCLVLFFVPMAVTIFCYWRFMWIMLTQPHVGAQRRRRAVGLAVVTLLNFLVCFGPYNVSHLVGFYLRQSPPWRVEAVVFSSLNASLDPLLFYFSSSVVRRAFGKSLLLLRNPGSSMLGRGAKETVEGTRMDRGGSQAEGVPSSDFVTE from the coding sequence ATGACCCCAAACTGGCACAGCTCCTTGATCCTCACGGCCTACATCCTTATCTTTCTCACTGGGCTCCCTGCCAACCTGCTGGCCCTGCGGGCCTTCGTGAGCCGGGTCCGCCAGCCCCAGCCTGCTCCGGTGCACATCCTCCTGCTTAATCTGACCCTGGCGGACTTGctcctgttgctgctgttgccCTTCCGGATCGTGGAAGCAGCGTCTAACTTTCGCTGGTACCTGCCAAAGATCGTGTGCGCGCTCACGGGCTTCGGCTTCTACAGCAGCATCTACTGCAGCACGTGGCTGCTGGCGGGCATCAGCATAGAACGCTACCTGGGAGTGGCCTTCCCGGTGCAGTACAAGCTCTCCCGCCGGCCTCTGTACGGGGTGATCGCTGCTCTGGTGGCCTGGGTCATGTCCTTCGGCCACTGCACCATCGTCATCATCGTTCAGTACCTGAACTCAACCGAGCTGGTGGGCACTGGGAGCCAGATAACCTGCTATGAGAACTTCACCCAAGAGCAGCTGGATGTGGTGCTGCCAGTGCGCCTAGAGCTGTGCCTGGTTCTCTTCTTTGTCCCCATGGCGGTCACCATCTTCTGCTACTGGCGCTTCATGTGGATCATGCTCACGCAGCCCCATGTAGGGGCTCAGAGGAGACGCCGGGCGGTAGGCCTGGCTGTGGTGACGCTTCTTAATTTTCTGGTGTGCTTCGGACCTTACAACGTGTCCCACTTGGTGGGGTTCTACTTGAGACAGAGCCCTCCATGGCGGGTGGAGGCTGTGGTGTTCAGCTCCCTCAATGCCAGCCTGGACCCTCTGCTCTtctatttctcttcctctgtggtgCGCAGAGCTTTCGGGAAAAGTTTGCTACTGTTGCGCAATCCCGGCTCCTCGATGCTGGGCAGAGGAGCCAAAGAGACAGTGGAGGGGACCCGGATGGACAGGGGTGGGAGTCAAGCAGAGGGGGTGCCGAGCTCCGATTTCGTCACTGAGTAG